CCCAATCCGATTCCGCTCTTGGAGAACCCGTCCATGTCGCATGACGCCACCATTGCAACGCCTGCGCGAACGCCGAAGCTCGGGCGCGCGGTGCGTATCGGTCTGGCCGTGGCCGTGTTGGCCACTATCGCCGGCATCTCGGTACGTGCCTACGACTACCACCGCGTAGTGAAGTGGACCGACGCACAGATCACACCCACCGTCCAGCTGGTAACCGCCGAAGGCGGCGGCAACGGTCAGGCGATGACGCTGCCCGGCCATCTGGACGCCTGGATCAGCGCGCCCATCCACGCACGCGTCAGCGGTTACCTCAAGAGCTGGAGCAGCGATATCGGCAGCCAAGTGGCGGCAGGCCAGTCGCTGGCCGAAATCGATACGCCGGAGCTGGACCAGCAGTTCGAGCAGGCCAAGGCGAATCTCGCCCGTGCGCAGGCCAATGCTCGCCTTGCCGTGCTCACCGACAAGCGCTGGAAAAACCTGCTCACCTCCAACTCCGTCTCCAAGCAGGAGGCCGATGAGAAGGCTGGCGAAGCGGAGGCCGCGCAAGCCAACGTGCTCGGCGCGCAAGCCGATGTCGATCGCATCGCGGCGCTGGAAGCGTTCAAACACATCACCGCGCCATTCGCCGGTACGGTGACGGCGCGCAATACCGACATCGGTGATCTGATCAGCGCCAACAGCGAAAGCTCACCATCGCTATTCACCGTGTCCGACACCACCCGTATGCGCTTGTACGTGCAGGTGCCGCAGGGTTACGCCGACTCGATTAAGCCCGACATGAGCGTGCAGCTCGATGTGCCCGACCATCCGGGCGAACAGTTCACCGGCCGCCTGATCGGTAATTCCGGCGCGGTGAACCAGGTTTCCGGCTCGCTGCTGGCGCAGTTCGAAGTAGACAACCCCAAGGGCGCGCTGCTGCCTGGCGCGTATGCGGAAGTGCATCTGCCGATGGCGGCCAACAGTCACACGATGACGGTGCCCGCCACCACGCTGATCTTCCGCGCGCAGGGTCCGCAGGTTGCCGTGGTCGGCGCCGACAACAAGGTGGTGCTGCGTGACGTGCATATCGCGACGGACCTGGGCGACCGCCTGCGCATCGACAAGGGCCTGCAGCCCGGCGACCGCGTGATCAATCACCCGTCCGATTCGGTGATGCAGGGCGACGTGGTACAGATCGCACGCGCGGATGCCGATGGCGCCGCCAAACCGGAGTGACCGCATGACACTCAACCTGCCCTTTCTCCGTCGACTCCTGCCATTGGCTCTGGTCGCTGTGCTGCCAGCGTGCTCGTTAGCGCCTACGTACAAGAAGCCTGACGTCGGCCCGGTGCCCGATAGCTACGCTGGTCAGACGGCGGAAGGCCTGTGGTCTCCGGCACATCCGGCCGACACCGCGTCGCGCGGTCCCTGGTGGTCGGTGTATGCGAATCCTGGGCTCGACAAGCTGGAGAACCAGCTCGATACATCCAATCCGAGCCTTGCGGTTGCACTCGCACGTTACGATGCCGCGCGTGCACTGCTCGGTGAAGCTCGCTCGGACATGTATCCAACGCTGGGCGTCGATGCCGCTGACTCGCGCAACCGCCAGTCGAACAATCGCCCACTACGCGGCAGTAACCAGCCGAACGAATACAGTGCCAACACGTTCGGGTTTGGGCTGGGCTACGAGATCGATCTGTGGGGACGCGTGCGCAATGAAGTCGCCGCAGGTAACGCCAATGCCACGGCTGCGCAGGCCGATCTCGCGTCGGTGAAGCTTAGCCTAGAGGCGCAGCTCGCTGACCTCTATGTCGCCCTTCGAGGCTACGACGTGCAGGAGCGTATCCTCAAGGACACGCTGGATGCCTACCAGCAAGGTCTGGACCTGACCGAGCGACGATTCCAGGGCGGCGTTGCCTCAGGCCTCGATGTCAGTCGCGCAAAGACGCAGCTGTCCGACGCACAGGCACAGGTATCCGAAGTGGTCGCCCAGCGCGCGCTAACCGAACACGCCATTGCCACACTGGTGGGTGAATCTGCCTCGCGCTTCTCGCTGTCGCTCGACAACACGCCAATGAACGTACCGGCGATTCCGCTGGGCGTACCGTCGCAATTGCTGGAACGCCGCCCCGACATCTCCGCCGCCGAACGCCGCGTGTTCGCAGCGAATGCGGAGATCGGCGTCGCGCGTGCGGCGTTTTTCCCGCGCTTGAGTCTTTCCGCCATGTTCGGCTTTCA
This genomic window from Dyella terrae contains:
- a CDS encoding efflux transporter outer membrane subunit, whose protein sequence is MTLNLPFLRRLLPLALVAVLPACSLAPTYKKPDVGPVPDSYAGQTAEGLWSPAHPADTASRGPWWSVYANPGLDKLENQLDTSNPSLAVALARYDAARALLGEARSDMYPTLGVDAADSRNRQSNNRPLRGSNQPNEYSANTFGFGLGYEIDLWGRVRNEVAAGNANATAAQADLASVKLSLEAQLADLYVALRGYDVQERILKDTLDAYQQGLDLTERRFQGGVASGLDVSRAKTQLSDAQAQVSEVVAQRALTEHAIATLVGESASRFSLSLDNTPMNVPAIPLGVPSQLLERRPDISAAERRVFAANAEIGVARAAFFPRLSLSAMFGFQDTGMGNLLSAGNRYWALGPDLAMTLFDGGLRRSKVQAAQANLDASAGLYRGTVLNAFQQVEDNLTLLQQLGKEAHQEDDAASAARDSQTISTNRYREGAVNYLDVVTAQTAALQAERSAEQVRTRRLQASVDLIRALGGGWDSAQLPTTASTVADSTSQAR
- a CDS encoding efflux RND transporter periplasmic adaptor subunit; this translates as MSHDATIATPARTPKLGRAVRIGLAVAVLATIAGISVRAYDYHRVVKWTDAQITPTVQLVTAEGGGNGQAMTLPGHLDAWISAPIHARVSGYLKSWSSDIGSQVAAGQSLAEIDTPELDQQFEQAKANLARAQANARLAVLTDKRWKNLLTSNSVSKQEADEKAGEAEAAQANVLGAQADVDRIAALEAFKHITAPFAGTVTARNTDIGDLISANSESSPSLFTVSDTTRMRLYVQVPQGYADSIKPDMSVQLDVPDHPGEQFTGRLIGNSGAVNQVSGSLLAQFEVDNPKGALLPGAYAEVHLPMAANSHTMTVPATTLIFRAQGPQVAVVGADNKVVLRDVHIATDLGDRLRIDKGLQPGDRVINHPSDSVMQGDVVQIARADADGAAKPE